The following are encoded in a window of Amycolatopsis lexingtonensis genomic DNA:
- a CDS encoding tryptophan 2,3-dioxygenase — translation MTEPSSATQEALSYTSYLALDEVLGAQRLRSDEHDELLFIVIHQVYELWFKQILHEAEFLQQNLEAGNTAHSIRTLRRILTILKVAVAQIDVLETMTPSQFTSFRARLDASSGFQSAQFRELEAVLGRRDERVFAHYPEGGEQRKRIADAMARPSLFDSFLAYLKASGYSVECDRDVTRPVEPSSALQAILLDVYSDDGGPSVVAECLVDLDEGMQEWRYRHVKMVERTIGDKTGTGGSSGATYLRTTLFQPMFPDLWAVRSRL, via the coding sequence ATGACCGAGCCCAGTTCCGCCACTCAGGAAGCCCTGAGCTACACCTCGTACCTCGCGCTGGACGAGGTGCTGGGCGCGCAGCGCCTGCGGTCCGACGAGCACGACGAACTGCTGTTCATCGTGATCCACCAAGTGTACGAGTTGTGGTTCAAGCAGATCCTGCACGAGGCGGAATTCCTGCAGCAGAACCTCGAAGCGGGCAACACCGCGCACTCGATCCGCACGCTGCGCCGGATCCTGACGATCCTCAAGGTCGCCGTCGCGCAGATCGACGTGCTGGAAACGATGACCCCCAGCCAGTTCACCAGCTTCCGCGCGCGTTTGGACGCTTCGAGCGGCTTCCAATCGGCCCAGTTCCGCGAGCTGGAAGCCGTGCTCGGACGGCGTGACGAGCGCGTCTTCGCGCATTACCCCGAAGGCGGGGAGCAGCGGAAACGCATTGCCGACGCGATGGCGCGGCCCTCGTTGTTCGACTCTTTTTTGGCGTATCTCAAGGCTTCTGGCTATTCCGTCGAGTGTGATCGAGACGTCACTCGACCGGTGGAGCCGTCTTCGGCCCTGCAGGCGATATTGCTGGACGTGTACAGCGACGACGGCGGACCGTCGGTCGTCGCGGAATGTCTGGTGGATCTCGACGAAGGGATGCAGGAGTGGCGCTACCGGCACGTGAAGATGGTCGAACGCACCATCGGCGACAAGACCGGAACGGGGGGATCTTCCGGCGCGACCTACCTGCGCACCACGCTTTTCCAGCCGATGTTCCCCGACCTCTGGGCAGTACGGAGCCGACTGTGA